In Bradysia coprophila strain Holo2 unplaced genomic scaffold, BU_Bcop_v1 contig_350, whole genome shotgun sequence, a genomic segment contains:
- the LOC119080710 gene encoding probable polygalacturonase, with amino-acid sequence MAKATKLLVNILFSVGFLLGSCTSDPWDLVPEILSRIREPLIPNRIFNIDEYGAIRSTNSSSVEEPTSIVDANIQAFETAIRAAFDAGGGRVRVPAGTYMTSAITLLSNVALEVTAGAVIRFTRDTTKYKNVFTRWEGVELWNYSPFIYAFEAENIAITGSGTIDGNCDCDHWWPWKGYWPDVHRMCWDPNGTNQDKDRNDLFQMAEDGVPVSERIFGEGHYLRPMFIQPYRSKNVLIEGVTIVRSPMWIVHPVLCENVIIRNINITSLGPNSDGVDPESCKDVLITGVTFNNGDDNIAINAGRNADGRRVNKPSENIVIQNCSMADGHGGITLGSGCSGGIRNIFAEDCTLDSTSLDTAIRVKNNAIRGGRLENFNVRNIVVGRVAKQVIEVDFDYEEGSDGVFMPILRDCVIENVVVTDSAPLTLKIRGYPEPDRSIIRMTFKNISFNGITEDPHFVLENFDEIHDENVYVNGQPWKISNGVSIAEPTIVLLAISVVQYFL; translated from the exons ATGGCTAAGGCTACAAAGCTTTTGGTGAATATCTTGTTTTCTGTTGGATTTTTACTTGGAT CCTGCACGTCCGATCCGTGGGACCTTGTACCGGAAATTCTAAGCCGAATCAGAGAACCGCTAATACCAAATCGAATTTTCAACATTGATGAATACGGTGCGATTAGAAGCACTAATTCTAGTAGTGTAGAGGAGCCTACATCTATTGTTGATGCTAACATTCAAGCATTCGAAACTGCAATTCGGGCAGCGTTTGATGCCGGCGGTGGAAGAGTTCGAGTTCCCGCTGGGACATATATGACATCAGCAATCACTCTATTATCAAACGTAGCACTTGAGGTGACAGCTGGCGCTGTGATAAGATTCACAAGAGACACcacgaaatacaaaaatgttttcaccaGATGGGAAGGAGTTGAGTTGTGGAACTATTCTCCATTCATCTACGCCTTTGAAGCGGAAAATATCGCAATTACGG GAAGTGGAACCATTGATGGTAATTGTGACTGTGATCATTGGTGGCCGTGGAAAGGATATTGGCCTGACGTACACCGAATGTGCTGGGATCCGAACGGCACGAATCAAGATAAAGATCGGAATGATCTGTTCCAAATGGCAGAAGACGGTGTACCAGTTAGCGAGCGTATTTTCGGTGAAGGTCACTACTTAAGACCGATGTTCATTCAACCATATagatcgaaaaatgttttaatcgAAGGAGTTACAATAGTGCGATCGCCGATGTGGATTGTACATCCA gttttgtgtgaaaatgtaataattcgAAACATAAACATAACCAGTCTAGGCCCAAACTCTGATG GTGTTGACCCAGAAAGCTGTAAAGACGTTTTGATTACAGGAGTTACGTTTAATAACGGCGACGACAATATTGCCATCAATGCTGGACGAAATGCCGATGGACGAAGAGTGAACAAACCATCTGAAAATATTGTCATTCAGAACTGTTCAATGGCTGATGGACACGGTGGTATTACACTTGGAAGTGGATGTTCGGGTGgtataagaaatattttcgccGAAGATTGTACCTTGGACAGTACTAGTTTGGATACTGCTATTAGAGTGAAAAATAACGCAATTCGAGGTGGTCgacttgaaaattttaatgtgaGAAATATTGTCGTAGGTCGTGTTGCTAAACAG GTGATCGAAGTCGACTTCGACTACGAAGAAGGTTCCGATGGTGTATTCATGCCAATTCTGCGTGATTGTGTGATAGAAAATGTGGTGGTAACGGATAGTGCACCACTGACTTTAAAAATAAGAGGATATCCGGAACCGGATCGCTCCATTATCAGAATGACATTCaagaatatttcattcaatggAATTACGGAAGATCCGCATTTTGtcttggaaaattttgatgaaattcatgATGAGAATGTTTATGTTAACGGTCAGCCATGGAAGATTTCTAATGGAGTATCTATTGCTGAACCAACTATAGTGTTACTAGCTATTAGTGTAGTGCAATACTTTCTTTAA